The sequence TAATGTCACACAAAACCAAAACGATATTAAACAGAATCAAATCGGCATCaaggacaataaaaaaaatgtgaaacaaaACCAtattaacataaataaaaatcaagGTGACATCTTGCAAAATCGAGTTGATATCGAAGAGAATCAACTTGACATTGAAGACAATAAAGCTGGCATCGAACAAAATCAATTTAAAgtcaaagaaaataaagttGACATCGAAAACATTCGATATTACATCGAACAGAATCGATATAATGTTGAACAAAATCAAGTTGAAATTGAAGAAAATCAATATAACATGAAAGAAAATCAGTTCAGCATCGAAGAGAATCGAGATGATATTGAGCAGAGTCACCTTGCTATCGAAGAGAATCTAAATTATATTGAACAGAATCAATTTAAAATCGAGGAGAATAAAGTTGATATTAAGGAGAATCAAGATGATATAAAACAGAGTCGTCTTGAACTTCGAGAATGTCAGGATGAAATTGGTTTAAACCAAGTTGAAATCAAAGAAAATCAAACTGTCATCTCAGAGTGTCGAGAAGATATTAAACAGAATGAAGTGTccatcaaacaaaacaaaaatgatatCAAGTGCATCCAGGAGAACGTTAAACGATTAGAAGATTCTCTTACTTCACACTCGCCTATTCGCGAAACATCTCAGCTAGAACATACTCAAAAGAAACAACCTAGGTATAAGCAAATTATTCTACCTCCTAAATCAATAGTATGTTAATAATGTTATTACAAGGCAGTTTGTTTAATGCAGTACCTAATGTTTTCTgtgtggaaaaatgattttgtccAACGAAGtttttactttactttttaGTTTTCTGCTGTTTAAAAATCGCCAAGACAATCTCGTAATACAATTTGAAGATGATTGCCTATCTATACAATGTGTATACGTGAAAGATTTTGTTGGGCAAACAAATCAACTCCATAGAAATGATGACTACATTGTGGAAAAAAGAAAGGCAAGATTAATTTTGATAGTTTATAATCACGAAGATTCTATATGTGATTTACAAATATTAGTAATGGACGATAAACATGAAACTCGATGTGTCGTGATTGAAGGTAGGTTGGTTATACATGTGTATTTTCTTCTTTGTGTTAACCAGAGGAAAGAGAACAAAGAGATATAACACCATATGTGACCCCagcttaatatttttttaaaggaatgaATTTCGTTGAAAAAAAGATTATCCTATGTCTCTAGGCGAGGTCTTAAAACATAATGTTAAAAtactaaaatgaaaaaagaagtttGGATAAGCATGATATCCAACAAAGTGTCTTCAAAACGAATTAAGGCATCCTCAACATTCTGCTTAGTATATCCAGCTTATCAATTAACATTGTTTTGTTCAACGATTGTAAAAAGGTATTGACCAGATATATTTTACAATTTATAATAGATGTTGCAGTGACATGCGCACATGAATGCGTAACAAATCATTTGGATGTCATATCTCACAACAGTGACACGGTGTTCAAACAAATTGAGTCCATTGTAAACACAACAACAGTAGAAACAGCTTTGAAATTTATATGTGGTGGAAAGTTACAGAGAAAGACACCTGAAGAGTATAAAGAATTTGCAAAGGATTACAAGGAACGTTATTTTACACTCAATGACGGACATGTTGAAGATGCACTTCAATTTCCACCGCCGATGTTAAAGCAAGCTTGTTCGTTATTGGCACAGAAGATAAAGAATGTCATGAGTAGATCGAAACATCGTCTACTTACCATATTTACACATTACAACTCTAAAGAacatatcaaatttaaaaagctGGATAAAGAATGTTCTTGGAGTTTGGAAATGGCTCCTGGTGGTACCAACAAAATCCTACTTTTGTACTCCAATTCATTCATAAACATTAGATATACAGAAGCAATTGATGCACTCAATATACAACATGAATTTGGAGCAGGTGAGATTGACTTAAAAGAATTAGCCATCCTTAATAAGAAGTACTTACGAAATGGTAACACTGCATTTTATAACGTGGTAGCTGCGCCTAACTTTGAAGACTTTGAAGATCTATGTATCGATTGCAAGTTATTAGATAAGAAAACACTATCTGTGGATAGAAACATTCGAAGCTTTTTCGGAAATCTTCTGCAGAGGTCTCAAACGAAGAACATTAGCTGCAATAACAAAGAAGAATATAAGAATATCATCAGTGATATTATGTGCTTTATGGCAACACGAAAAGCGCTGTATGCTGTCCCTTCGTTAAGTGATGACATCCACGAGCAAATAAGTTCACTCACATTGACTACACAGCAGCTTCACATTCTACATGATAGTTCAAAGAAAAAGATAATCACCGGTCCGTTAGGTAGTGGTAAGACTGTGTTAGCTTTGTCTCATTTAGAACTGGTCTACGAAAACTCAGAAACCAAATCTGTTATTTATTACGTCATATGGGATGATAAAACATTACTGAAACAAGATGTAATTACCTATGCTACAAAGTTCAATTACAAAGAGAATGTGACAGTCTTGGTTAAAGATATCGTTGAGTTGGCAAAGCATTTGAAAATGTCCAAAGTTCCAACACTTTCCATGTTGATGGTGTCTTTACTTAACAAACACGCTGGTGAAATGCTGCATCTAATCATTGACGAATTAAATGGAGAAATATTTGATATGGAGGAATCTTTATCTTTAAAGCAATACTTTGAAAACGAGACAAAATGGCGAAATTCTGTTGTCGTTTTATTTCCTCAAACTATCGAAAAACATCGAGAATTTGTGTCAGGTTTAACTGTCACAAAGCATGACAGATATAAATATGAAGAAACAGGGATGAAGTTATATAAACTTAACAAAGTGATGAGAACATCTAAGTCAATTTTTCAGTTTTTACGGGCATTTGAAAACGAGATAACAAAATTCAAATCATTAATTAGACATCCAGTTCAACAGAATGAATCAAAAAACGATTCAGGTGATACTGAAGAACATACTGAGATCTCTCAGAATCTGGAACAACATCAGCAAGAGCAACATGAAgttgttcttaaaaaaatcagGTTAAAGAAGGAAAAGAAATAGGCTTTTGAATTACCATTTGATATTGATGTTGTTGCTGCCGCTATCAATGACGAAGACGATTCCAAAGTTTCCAGAACTGATTTAAAAGTAGAATGCAACTCGGCCGATTCTATTGGTCATAACATCGAAGGGACAAAGCCAAAAATATTACACTTAACAGCAGAGGAAGTATCAGAAGACGAATCTATTGTAATATTGGCTTTGGCATTAGAGGAAATATGTCTGGCTAAGGACACCAagcgtttatttatttataacacaTTACGTCAGATGCACATACTCCACAAGCTGCTTATTTTATTAGACATGGATTATTTTTGTTATGACGTGTCAACAGATTGGAAGATTTTAGAAAATAATAACACAATAGCTGAAACCCCTCTACAGCGTGTCAGCTACAATATACTCACTACACAGGAGGGAAGTCGTGGTATTGAAGCAGCTGAATGCATCTGCATTATTGATATCTACGACtgcaatttaaaacatttaacgtTGGAAGGTATGTCAAGAGCGACGCAAGAATTGCTTCTTGTTTCAACATGCTGCATTACGCAATCAAATATGCCAATATCATCAACTGGGCAAATTATTCGGGAACTATTGTCTGAATATCTCATAGAAAACCGTTTAACACGAGTTGCCAGTCCAAACCCGGAAGAACAATGCACAGTAGATCCAGTAAGTGaagataaaataattttaaacgtGAACTCTTTATCTTGGCGTTATAAAGAAATGATGAAGGCTATTGAATGTATAGATGGTCCTCAAGCACCATCCACAGCTACAAACGTGCACGAAATCGTACTGAAAAAGTAGGTAGTTTGCGTTTAAAATGTTGGATTTGTTGCGATAGCAGTTTTGTACACcacaaaatgttaaattttttgtaacaaaagtttaaaaactacttaATTAACAAAGAggaatatttctatttttattttagtcttTATCCTCCTAAAAGAGTCAACAATGTGAAGTGTGCGTATTTATCAAACACAACATGTGAAGTAAGCTGGAGAAATGAAGGCTACATTTATacagttaaaaaacaaaaaaacaacagttCCCTTTGGAAGAATATTGCAAGAAATATAACCTCTGCCAAATATAAAATGGAGGATGTAATAATTGATGAAAACTACAAATTTTGTGTTGTTGCTAGTAATCAAGTTGGTCAATCTGATCACAGCATTGTGTCTTATTGCCACAGGTAAAACAATTTGACATacctgtccgtccgtccgttcgtgcgtttgtgtttttaaacgtatgtatgtatttatttatttaggccTTTATTTGCGGAAGGAGAAGAAGATGATGAAGATGAAAATATCACTTTTGAAGGTAACATAGCAGTTTACAATATCATTAATTTCGTCACACACACTTTTATCTTAAATCTTAAGGCATCATAACCTCGTCCACGGCGGTTCTTGCCTATCGAAGCAGCAGCGAAGAAGTGCCAGCAgctttgacatcaggcaacaaaccctgtgAACAAGGTCCCGAATTTAGCAATTTTCGCGAAATCAAGTTCGTGCGCAAATTTtgcgaaattaaaaaatcatatagGTGaacgttttaatttttatttcaaataatacaattttataaaaatttgtataacgaagaattttaagttttttgaaatatttagcAGTAAAAAAGAAATTGTGAATTATTCGCAATCATTATAATTAGACATTTTGCAAATTGAGCGTAAATTCTGAAAAACTTAAAGCTTGAGGTTTGTAAAAGCAAGTCATCAGTACCATGTACAAGTTAAATAAATTTCTATAcggaaattctttttttcatctatattataatacccgtatacgtctgtccgtccgtccgtctgtcacgcaaaatggtagcttagctgcgcaggtagcgagacgcacgcaatgcggtataaaaaggacgggcgaacccgtggattttttcacgggttaacgactagtgttTTATAATTCTTCAGCTTTGTTTCACAGATATCGAAGAACTGATTTTCAGTGACGATATACGTGAAATGAACCATCTCCTTGCATCTCACCCCAAGATTGTCATTATGAGAGATAACTTCGAACGCACCCCATTGATGTCAATGGTACGTCGCAGCGACAATACAGCAATGGTGGAACTGTTGATCGGATTCGGAAGCGATGTTTGGGCAGAAGATGCAGGGAAAAGTAACAGCTATCATCTGGCATCATGGAGCAGTCATCATAAAGTGCTGAAAATGTTATGCATGTATGATTCATCAAACATCAACCGCGGAGACCTTGAAAATCGCACGCCGTTACATTGGGCGGCATTGTGTGGTAGCTTACAGTGCGTTGATGTGTTGTTACGTCTCCATGATGTTGATACCACTATTAGAGATGCAGATAGACGAACTGCTTCTGATGTTGCTGGAATGTGGAGAAAGAAACATAATCGTCAGAAGATTAGGAAAATGATTACAGAATATGAGGTAAGTAAGATCAACTCTTTCTACATCGAACTTTCAAGACCGGGATATTTTTTGGATATGGAGGATGTTGTGAGGTAGGAAACGATACAGGCAATGAATCAAAGTACTTGTTCGAAATAGAGAGATATTCGAGAGAAGAAGAGTCCACTGTAAAATGTATGGAGGAGTTAGATAATAAAAAGATGAATGTTTATTTCTCCGTTTTTAAGAATTTCCAACATTGCAAACAATCAAATTAGCTACACTTACTCGAACTAAGCTTGACGAACAATGTAATTGTAATGAATAACGT is a genomic window of Hydractinia symbiolongicarpus strain clone_291-10 chromosome 14, HSymV2.1, whole genome shotgun sequence containing:
- the LOC130626136 gene encoding uncharacterized protein LOC130626136: MAAAPAGSTHQILIDKNEYQLKLVTFINEGVDHLREILHDPARGNKPSDGTKLYQALLPYKKILSYLKRDQLEIVFPQSQQTDSKLFDITLLCSILINCCPNIQAPNGGWKIKEPQSNDISEGADIIRIRNARNDVMHGTALNVTEYNDLWNNIESALRRLGYDVTKVVDLKTGSLEDLELFKVEITKAKVEILSLNVTQNQNDIKQNQIGIKDNKKNVKQNHININKNQGDILQNRVDIEENQLDIEDNKAGIEQNQFKVKENKVDIENIRYYIEQNRYNVEQNQVEIEENQYNMKENQFSIEENRDDIEQSHLAIEENLNYIEQNQFKIEENKVDIKENQDDIKQSRLELRECQDEIGLNQVEIKENQTVISECREDIKQNEVSIKQNKNDIKCIQENVKRLEDSLTSHSPIRETSQLEHTQKKQPSFLLFKNRQDNLVIQFEDDCLSIQCVYVKDFVGQTNQLHRNDDYIVEKRKARLILIVYNHEDSICDLQILVMDDKHETRCVVIEDVAVTCAHECVTNHLDVISHNSDTVFKQIESIVNTTTVETALKFICGGKLQRKTPEEYKEFAKDYKERYFTLNDGHVEDALQFPPPMLKQACSLLAQKIKNVMSRSKHRLLTIFTHYNSKEHIKFKKLDKECSWSLEMAPGGTNKILLLYSNSFINIRYTEAIDALNIQHEFGAGEIDLKELAILNKKYLRNGNTAFYNVVAAPNFEDFEDLCIDCKLLDKKTLSVDRNIRSFFGNLLQRSQTKNISCNNKEEYKNIISDIMCFMATRKALYAVPSLSDDIHEQISSLTLTTQQLHILHDSSKKKIITGPLGSGKTVLALSHLELVYENSETKSVIYYVIWDDKTLLKQDVITYATKFNYKENVTVLVKDIVELAKHLKMSKVPTLSMLMVSLLNKHAGEMLHLIIDELNGEIFDMEESLSLKQYFENETKWRNSVVVLFPQTIEKHREFVSGLTVTKHDRYKYEETGMKLYKLNKVMRTSKSIFQFLRAFENEITKFKSLIRHPVQQNESKNDSGDTEEHTEISQNLEQHQQEQHEVVLKKIRLKKEKK
- the LOC130626138 gene encoding uncharacterized protein LOC130626138, with translation MHILHKLLILLDMDYFCYDVSTDWKILENNNTIAETPLQRVSYNILTTQEGSRGIEAAECICIIDIYDCNLKHLTLEGMSRATQELLLVSTCCITQSNMPISSTGQIIRELLSEYLIENRLTRVASPNPEEQCTVDPVSEDKIILNVNSLSWRYKEMMKAIECIDGPQAPSTATNVHEIVLKNLYPPKRVNNVKCAYLSNTTCEVSWRNEGYIYTVKKQKNNSSLWKNIARNITSAKYKMEDVIIDENYKFCVVASNQVGQSDHSIVSYCHRPLFAEGEEDDEDENITFEDIEELIFSDDIREMNHLLASHPKIVIMRDNFERTPLMSMVRRSDNTAMVELLIGFGSDVWAEDAGKSNSYHLASWSSHHKVLKMLCMYDSSNINRGDLENRTPLHWAALCGSLQCVDVLLRLHDVDTTIRDADRRTASDVAGMWRKKHNRQKIRKMITEYEEAKK